AATCTTTTTTGCGAGCATTGCTTTTATATCTCTTGGATTCATTCCCTCTGACATGAGTTTTTTGAGCCTTTCAATTTCTTCTGGTGGTAAATCTGTTAGCAGTTCAAAATATTTAAATATTAGAGTATCTGGTATTGACATAATTTTACCAAACATATCAAGTGGGTTGTCGTTAATGGCTATATAATTACCAAAGCTTTTACTCATTTTTCTTATGCCATCTGTTCCTTCTAGTAGTGGTAACGTTATGACAACTTGTGGTTCGTATCCATATTCAACTTGTAATTCTCTACCCACAAGAAGGTTAAACTTCTGATCAGTACCTCCTATTTCAACATCTGCTTTTACCATGATAGAGTCATATCCCTGCATGAGAGGATATAAAAATTCCATAATAGATATAGGAATACCACTTTTGTATCTTTTTTCGAAATCATCTCTTTCGAGCATTCTTGCGACGGTATATCTACTTGTTAGATTTAATATTTCTTCAAATGTTATTTTGTCAAACCATTCACTGTTATATACTACTTCTGTTTTTGATTTATCTAGTATTTTAAATAGTTGTTCTTGATATGTTTTAGCATTTTCTATTACTTCTGTTCTTGAAAGTCTTTTTCTGGTAGTACTTCTTCCAGATGGATCACCTACCATTGCTGTGAAGTCTCCAATTATGAAAACTACAGTGTGTCCTAGCTCTTGAAATTGTCTTAATTTAATAAGAGGTACAGTATGTCCTAGATGTAAATCTGGTGCTGAAGGATCTGCGCCAAACTTTACTCTCAATTTACCTTTTGTTTCTATCTTTTTGATCAGTTCTTCTTCTGATATTATTTCTACAACACCCTTTTTTATGAGAGATAAATCCATATTTTATCCTCTGACAAGTCTAAAATTATTAAGTAATTTAGGTATTACTTTCATTATTGTTGGTGTTATGATACTAGATTATTAGGCTTTACTGGATTTTGTTAAAAACTTATTTGTTGCTAAAAAATGGTATGATTGTGGTTAAATTATTGATATTTTTTAAGCTTTTTTGTAACTTCTGCTAAATTTGAAATAATGGTATGATAATGAATACTATTAATCATGTAATTTATGAATATCAATTATTTGCTAGTTTCTCAACTTAAGATTTCTGAGCTTTACGATTATCTTGAACAACATAAAAAACATTTTGAAATTAAGAGTACTGGCTCTGTTGGTTTTTACTTTCTTTATAGGTTAATATTGTCTTTGGGGGTTGAGTTTTGGGGATTTGTAGTTAGTATTTTCTTATTGTCTTTTATAGTTGATAGAGTAGCTACTATTGTTGGTGTATTAATATTGCTAGTGTTTGTATCTATGTACTACTTTATAATTAAAAGATTTATAGAGTTTGATATAACTCTTAGAAGGATCCATTCGCCTATGGTGAAAGTTGTAAAAAATAATAAGGTGTGTGTTGTTTATGAATCTGATGTTAATATAGGAGATACTGTTTTAGTTTCAAAAGATGATGTAGTACCTTTTGATTTGAGAGTTATAGAATCTAATAGCTTAGTTGTTGATGAAAGCAAGGTATTTGGTGAGCAAAGGAGAGTAGGTAAGAGTGCCGTAACTTTGCCTAAAAAAGAATTCAAAATATATGAACTTTCTAACATTATATTCTCTAATTCAATAATAGTCAAAGGTTCTGGAAAGGGTATTGTAATAAATAAGAGTTCCCCTAACAACATATTTGATTATCCTGCTGTGCAGGATAGGTTTAATGTTAAGTCTACTATTTTTTCAATGTTGTTATCGGTGTTAGTTTCTCTATTGATACTCTACGTTTATAAGGAGTTTTGGGTATCTCTTTCAATTTTTTGGGGTGTGCTTTATGTTATATCAAATAGGAATTTTGATATTATCTTAAATTACATAAGGTATTTGATAACAAAGAAGTTGTATAATGATGGTGTATTTTTACCTAGTAGTAGCAGAATTTCTGAGATAAATGAGATAAAGAAAATGATAATTAAAGTTGATCTATCTTCCTTTGATTTTAATAAGGTAAGTTATTACATAGTTTCAAAGAACAAGATTTTGAGTTTTGATAAAGTGTTGTACAGGCAATCGGAGCTACCACAAGAAATATTAGATACGTTTCTGGTAGTGGGAACAGTTTATCAAAAATCTAAGGATGTGGGAATTAAAGTGATTCTAAATCCAATTATAAATGATCTTACATCTCTAGGTTTAGATACTAAAACTATAAGGAATTACGAAATAGAAGATGTAAGTATTTCAAACTCACTTCGAGAATTGTCAACTATTAGGTTTAGATATAATGATGTTGTTTTTGGGATTTTGGATTTATCTTCTTATGTTAGTGAATTTGGTAGAATTATTGGAGTAAACAGTGGAAATGGTCTAGTTATACTTAGAAAAGAAGGAAGTCAAAGTTTTTATCCGTATGTTTTGGTGTTATTTAGGGAATATAGTTACAGTACTAATGAAATAGAACAGAGTAATACAAGATTTTACATTTTAACGGAAATGTCGTTGAAAGATTTGGATAAGCTTTTTGGTATAGTGAATGTTGATACAACTAAGTTTTCTGCTATAGATTTTAATGATTTTTTAAATGCTCCTGATGAACAAAGAAAATTCTTTCTTGAAAAGTTTCATATATTCTATAATATACCTAAAGCTTCGTTTCAGGATTTTGCTAGGATGTTTTCGGATGAGAATGAGTCAGTGATGGATAGTTTTGTAGAGATTTCTCCTAAGGATATAGGTCTTATGAAAATGCCATATTTCAGTTTATTTTTTGGCAAGAATAATACTATTTTATCTTCAACTAGGAGTATTATTATACCTTTTATGCTTATAAAGGCTTCAAAGAGTACAAAGATGTTGATAAAGAAATCAAGAGTTTTAAGTATAATTTTGAATTATCTTTTTGGGGTAGTAGTTTTAGTTGGATATCTTTTAGGTGTTTTTTGGGTTATGGTATTTATTCCTCTTACCTTGTTTTTTAATTTATATTTGGTTTCTAATTATTTATTACCTAAATATTCTAATGGTAGGGAAGGGTAGTTATGGAAACTAGGATAGTAAGAATTAGTGTTGACGAAATTGATAAAGATTTGTATTTACTTCGAAAACCAGCAAATAGCTTAAAAATGGGGGATGTAGTTGCTTTTCCTACAGAGACAGTTTATGGACTTGGAGCTAACGCTACTATGTCAGAAGCTGTTAAGAAAATATTTGAGTTAAAAGGTAGGCCGTATGATAATCCTCTTATAGTGCATTTACATTCGAAGGATGAAGTGTATAAGTATGCAAGTGTATCTAATGAAGTGGAAGAGAAGATTTTGGATACCTTTACTCCAGGGCCTATAACGGTAGTTCTTAAGAAAAAAGAAGTAATATCTGCTATATCTACTGCTGGTCTTGACACTGTTGGTATTAGAATTCCCTATAACCCAATAGCTAGAAAACTGATAGAGCTTTCTGAAGTACCTGTAGCAGCACCTAGTGCTAACATATCTGGTAAACCAAGTGCTACTGATCCAAATACGGTTATAGAGGAGTTTTCAGGGAAAATACCATATATTGTAGATGGTGGTAGAACTCATATAGGTATTGAGTCAACTGTAGTCAAGGTTGAAGAAGCTCCGGAGAAATTTACTATACTAATTGTTAGACCTGGATTTGTAACAAAAGAAGATCTTGAAGAATTTGTAACATCAGCTCAATTTAAAAAGCCAGTTGAGGTACTATATGTTGATGAACGTGATGTTGATAAACCTATATCACCAGGACAAAAATATAAACACTATTCTCCAAAGTGTCATGTTGTTTTGGTTAACGATATAAACAAAGTTTATGAGGTTGTGAAAGAATATAAAAATGGTAAAATAGGATTATTAGGACGCCCTAAATTCTTAAGTAAACTCAGAAAATTACTTGAATATTGGGGGATTAAGGATATAGTAGAATTGGAATGGTGTAAAAACGATATAATAGACTGTGCTAGAAATTTATTTTTTGCTTATAGGATATTTGATAAAGAAAATACTATATTGATACTTGTTGAGAGGTTAGAAGAAAAAGGTATTGGATACTCAATAATGAATAGAGTAAGAAAATCTGCTACTTACATAGTTTAGGTTTTTTTTCTGAGATTGTTGTGATTTGAAGTGTTTAAGATAATTTAATTTTTGTGCTCTTGGACTTTGGATCAAAAAATTTAAATTTGTTTATTTAACTGTTTTCGTTTAATCTTTCTATTTACCTTTGAAATATTGTTTTTGTTAGGTTCATGCTTATTATTTTCTTTAATAATTGCTTTTGAATCTACTATTGATATTATTTTGTTGGAGTAATTCATAACATCTTGTCTATGTGTTATAAATACTACTCCTATATTTTGTTCTTGATTTATTTTCTCAAGTAGAGATATTATTTCCAAAGAATTTTTTTCATCAAGATTTGCTGTTGGTTCATCTGCTAATATGTATTTAGGTGATTTTATGAGTGCTCTTGCTAGAGATACTCTTTGTTTTTGCCCTCCTGATAGTATTCTTACGTCGCTGTTTATATATTCTTCCATGCCTACATACTTAAGTATTTCTTTTGCTTTATCGATATATTTTGACCTAGATTCATTTGAAATGTATATAGGTAGTAAGACGTTATCTAGTACAGATACTTGATCAACTAATTCAAATGTTTGAAACACAAAGCCTATGTTTTTACTTCTAAACTTGGATATAAAGAAATCTTTGAATATTCTAGGCCTGTGGTTATCGTAAACTATATAGCCGGATGTGGGATTTTCAACCCCGGCTATTATTTTGAGTAGAGTTGTTTTACCGCAACCTGACTCTCCAGTAAGGGATATAAAGTCACCTTCTTTTATTTCAAATGAAACATCCTGGAAAAGTATTTTGGCTTTTTTGTTGACAAAATAAGATTTTGAGATTTCGACTAATTCTATCATTACTTCCTTATTCCGAGCTCTTTCTCTCTTATTATTGTGTTTATGAGTGCTATAAGTCTTCTAGTTCTTCTTATTTTCATAGGGTTGTCTGGTAATTTTATTGATTTGTTTATGATCATGGAGTTATATTCAGATGCAAATTTTTCAAGCTCTTTTTTTAGTTCTTCAATAGACATGTTAACATATAATTGCTTTATTTTTTTTGTGAAAGCCATAGACCTCTCTCCTATATTATTTCTGTTCTTTTAACTAATTTAACTTTTATACCTATTTTAGCAGAAATACTTTTTGCTAATTTTTTAGAAATTTCTTCTGTTGTTCCTATCCATTCAAATATAACTTTACCTCTTTTGACTACTGCTTCCCAATGATCGACATCTGCTTTACCCTTACCCATTCTTGTTTCTAGTGGTCTTTTGGTGTAAGATCTGTCTGGAAATACTCTTATCCAGTATTTACCACCTTTTGGCATTTGCCTTGATAGTAATACTCTTACTGTTTCTATTTGTTTATCTGTTAGGAAGGTTGGTTCGAGTGCTATAACGCCATATTCACCAAAAGATAATAGAGTATCAGTTGCTACGCCGCTTAATTTAGAAGTATGTGGTTTTCTCCATTTTGGATTTGCAGGACTTAATAATGGCATAATACACCTCCTTTACTCATATATCCATACTTTTACACCTACTATTCCTACAGTACTATTTGCTTCTGCGAAGCCATACCTGACTTTTGCGGTTAAGGTACTAAGTGGTACGGTACCAAATTTTAGTTCTTCTGATCTTGCGACATCGACCCCACCTAATCTACCTGAACATCTTATTCTTATTCCTTTTACTCCAGCGTCAACTGCTCTTTGTAATGCTCTTCTCATTGCTCTCTTGTAAGGTATTCTCATCTCAATTTGCTTAGCTATAGTTTCTGCAACTATTTGTGCATCTGTGTCGGGTCTTCTTATTTCAACAACGGATACATTTAGTTCTTTATCTGAGTTTTTGAGTACGTTTTTTTGTATTTCTTCTTCGAGTAATTTTATTTCTGTTCCTCTCTTTCCTATTATGATACCTGGTTGAGATGTGTATATTATAACATCGATTCTTGATGCGAATCTTGATATTTCTATTTTTGAAATACCAGACAACCTGTACCTCTTCAATATGAATTCTCTCAATTTAGCATCCTGTAGCACATTTTCAACCTGCTCTTCTCTGCTTGATGCAATCCAATTAGAAAGCCATTTTTCTGATATTCCTACTCTTAAACCAAATGGATGAACTTTTTGTCCCATATTATTCCTCCTTTGTAACTTCGTCAGATACTACTACATATATACTACTAAATCTTCTTTTTATAATATCTGCTGATCCTCTTGCTCTAGGTATTACTCTTTTTATGCTGAATGATTGATTTACTTTTATATCTTTAACAAAAGCATCTTTCAAGGTAGCTTTTGATCCTTTGTAGACCATGTTAGCATATGCAGACTTTATAGCATTATAAAGAAACTTAGCTCCTTTGTGTGGTAACATCTCAAGGTACGCTAAAACTAAATCTAATCTTCTACCTCTGACTACGCTTATAAACCTAACCATCTTTTTTTGTGATATCTTTAGATACTTTGCCCTACATATACCTTCCATAGATTCCTCCTATTTGGTTTGTAATTCTGCTTTTTTACCACCGTGTGCTCTGAATATTCTAGTTGGAGAAAACTCACCAAGTTTATGTCCTACCATTTGATCAGTTATATAGACAGGTATGAATGTTTTACCATTGTAAACCGATATTGTTAACCCTACCATTTCAGGTATTATAGTTGACCTTCTTGACCAAGTTTTTATAGGAGTTTTATCCTTCCTCTCTATCATCTCCAAAACTTTCTTGTATAGATGTTTATCAACAAAAGGACCTTTTTTAACCGACCTAGCCATAAAATCCTCTCTAAAGTTCAACTCATTTTAAATATGAAATTGTCTTCTTTTCAAGTTAAACTAAGAAGTTTAAGGTTTAAATTTTGTGTTTAGTTTATAAAGATGTTGCTATATAGTTATCGCCGAAGTTCTGTTAGAGATTTTAGTTTTTCTTTTTCTACTTCTATTTGTTGCCTTATTAGGTTTATTCTATCTCTGATTTTTTCTCTTTCTTCGGGATCTGTGGATATGTAGTATGTTGTTATGAGATAGTCTAATTCTTTATTGAGTTTATAGATTATATTCTTTACATTTTCTATACTATCGAGAGGTACGTAATTGTAGATGTTTGTTATGTATGTTGTATTGGTTATGTAGTTTGTAAAAAAGTTAGTTACTAATAATACATTTGTTTGCAAAAAGTTGGTAGATATATTAGTTTGCTTTATTCCAAGTTCTTTTGTATCAATTTGCTGGATATTAGTGTGTTCAACTATTTTGAACTTTCTAAATATTTCACCTTCTATGTTTGTTGATATTGCTAAACCTGATATTTTTGCTTTTATTTCATATTCTCCATCGGTGACATTATCTTTCTTAAATATTTCCCAACAAAAAGTAATTGATTCTCCTTGTTTGAAGTTTGTTATAAAGAAGGTTGTAGAGTTTGTGGTATAGAAATAGTTGGTGTTTAAGTGAATTTCTACTTTAAGGTTTCTTATATCTACCCCAGATGTATTTTCTATTAATAGTGATGTATTGAAAGGAAATTTTGAGACTTCTTCTGGTGCTGTTAGTGAAGCCGAAAAATTGTCGAATCTCTTTAATGTATCTCCATACATTCCGTACATAGTTGAGTATAATATTAACTCTTGTGGTTTAATGATCGTTTCTTTGAAATATATACATACTGCTGAATCTCTTCCTCCGAGTAATCCACCTCCTAGGCTACTTCCTACTTCTGGTGTGTAGTACCCTTTTTCTCTATCTAGCTTTCTCCAGTTAGCAAATACTAACATGGATGGGGTTGAGACATTTCCTATTCCACTTACGATTCCCATTGTTCTAACCTTTGGTGTTTTTATTGAGTCAAAAGAGTACCATATATAAGGCATATTAGCTTCATAGAAGACTGTCTCATTGTCAATCTTTCCATAAAATGGTATATAAAATGGTTCGACATCTCCTTCTCCCAAAACTGTGTCTAGGAGTAGTTTCACATTAACTTTTCTTTCTTTATTATCTTCGTTTACTAAAATATAGCTTATTCTTACCATGTCGTCTCTCATTGTAAATGGGTTTGTGACGATTTCTAGTACTTGTATTAATTTTATCTTATCAAACTTTTTTGGTCTCCATGTCCATGTAAGTTTGTTTTTTGCTATTCCAGGTTTGTTTTCAAAATAGCCATTGTCTATACCTACAGCGAATCCCTCTCCATCAACGATTAGCGATGGGTAGGTAGTAGGTGGTATTTTATCAAAAAGTATCTTTTTTTTGTCATCATTTGGATTATCTGGATCTCCCGTGAGAGTTGATATATAAAATCTCCCGCTTGAACTATCCATCACTACTTCTATGTATTTTGATTGTATACCTATTTGGCTAAAACTATGAAAATTAGTGAATAACATGAATAGAACCATATACTTTAGTATATCTAAAAACTTACTCATAAGGCTTATTTTCGGAAGTGTTAAATTCGTAATGTAAAGCATTATAACATGGTTTTATAGGTATCAACTTTAGCGAGTTTTCTGCTGAGGTATTGTGAATAGCAATACGATTACTTCTCTAGGTTTTAGTTTGATATCTACTTTCTTTGATTGAGATAATGTTTCTCCTATTGGTTTTAAATCACTACCTTGGGAGCTTAATCCTTCAGTAAAACGAATATTGTTAGGCAATGAAGGTATATCTAATGATGTTTGTATTTCGTCTCTTTTACTAAGGTTGTATACTACTATTGCGTAGTCGTTATCATATTTCCTGGCGTATGCTAATATTGTGTCTTTACTGGTTGACAGTGCTTTGAAATCAGCGAATGAGTAAAATGCTTTTGTTTTGTTCTTTTTTAGATTAATCAGAGATTTTGTGAAATTTAGAATTGAGTTGGAATTTTGTTCTTGAATTTTTACTGAGTAATTTGTTTCGATTGGATTATATCTTGCATGCCATATTCTGGGACCTGTTGTAAATCCTCCAAATTTAGTGTCATCCCAGAGCATTATACTTCTTCTATCTCCGTCACCTATTAGTACTTTAGTATCATCTGGTAGACCTATTTCATCTCCGTAGTACAGGAACGGCATTCCGCCGGGTGTTGTTAATAGCATAGCCAAAGCCATCTTTATTGCATCATCGTTCCTTATCTTACTACCAAACCTTCCTGTATCGTGGTTTGACAAAAATGGTGATAGAAATGTTATAGGTATTTGTTTATTATTATACCACCCGTTTAGCGCGTTGATTGCTGCTTTTGATTTTGAAGCAACTAATGGTGGTAAAGCGAATGATGTTGCGAATTCGAAATTGAAAGCGTTATCGAAGGTTTTGCCACTTTGATAGTATTTTTCAACTATACTAGGTCCTGCAAATATCTCTGATACAACATATATGTCTGGTTTGATTTTCTTTAGGTATGCCATAAAGTCTTTCCAAAACTCTATTGTTTCTTGAGTATCTGCCTGTTTGTCTGGGCCTTTTGCTATTGCAAATCTAGCTGCGTCTAATCTAAATCCATCAACTCCTTTGTCGATCCAAAACTTAGCAATTTTTTTCAGTTCAGCTACAACATTTGTGTTTTCAAGATTTAGATCAGGTATGCCAAAATTAAATGCTGAGTAAAAATACCATCCGTATCTGTATGCATTTGTTATGAAGTCAAATTTATTCCAGACATTTTGTTTTGATTGTCCTGTTGGATTAGGCCAATCTCCCGCAGGTTGCTCTTTGCTCCAAACATACCAATCTTTGTATTTTGAGTTTTCGTTTGTAGCTGAATCAATAAACCAAGGGTGGTGTCTTGATGTATGGTTGTAAACAAAG
Above is a genomic segment from Brevinematales bacterium containing:
- the tyrS gene encoding tyrosine--tRNA ligase, with amino-acid sequence MDLSLIKKGVVEIISEEELIKKIETKGKLRVKFGADPSAPDLHLGHTVPLIKLRQFQELGHTVVFIIGDFTAMVGDPSGRSTTRKRLSRTEVIENAKTYQEQLFKILDKSKTEVVYNSEWFDKITFEEILNLTSRYTVARMLERDDFEKRYKSGIPISIMEFLYPLMQGYDSIMVKADVEIGGTDQKFNLLVGRELQVEYGYEPQVVITLPLLEGTDGIRKMSKSFGNYIAINDNPLDMFGKIMSIPDTLIFKYFELLTDLPPEEIERLKKLMSEGMNPRDIKAMLAKKIVSFFYGNKVAENASIEFDKIFKYKEIPTEIQEEYIPKGKYKIVDLVVQLKLAPSKSEVRRLIQGGGLYINNERVKDNEYVLEVSSEEIIIKVGKRRFVKIIPN
- a CDS encoding L-threonylcarbamoyladenylate synthase, which translates into the protein METRIVRISVDEIDKDLYLLRKPANSLKMGDVVAFPTETVYGLGANATMSEAVKKIFELKGRPYDNPLIVHLHSKDEVYKYASVSNEVEEKILDTFTPGPITVVLKKKEVISAISTAGLDTVGIRIPYNPIARKLIELSEVPVAAPSANISGKPSATDPNTVIEEFSGKIPYIVDGGRTHIGIESTVVKVEEAPEKFTILIVRPGFVTKEDLEEFVTSAQFKKPVEVLYVDERDVDKPISPGQKYKHYSPKCHVVLVNDINKVYEVVKEYKNGKIGLLGRPKFLSKLRKLLEYWGIKDIVELEWCKNDIIDCARNLFFAYRIFDKENTILILVERLEEKGIGYSIMNRVRKSATYIV
- a CDS encoding ABC transporter ATP-binding protein, which codes for MIELVEISKSYFVNKKAKILFQDVSFEIKEGDFISLTGESGCGKTTLLKIIAGVENPTSGYIVYDNHRPRIFKDFFISKFRSKNIGFVFQTFELVDQVSVLDNVLLPIYISNESRSKYIDKAKEILKYVGMEEYINSDVRILSGGQKQRVSLARALIKSPKYILADEPTANLDEKNSLEIISLLEKINQEQNIGVVFITHRQDVMNYSNKIISIVDSKAIIKENNKHEPNKNNISKVNRKIKRKQLNKQI
- the rpmC gene encoding 50S ribosomal protein L29; the protein is MAFTKKIKQLYVNMSIEELKKELEKFASEYNSMIINKSIKLPDNPMKIRRTRRLIALINTIIREKELGIRK
- the rplP gene encoding 50S ribosomal protein L16; amino-acid sequence: MPLLSPANPKWRKPHTSKLSGVATDTLLSFGEYGVIALEPTFLTDKQIETVRVLLSRQMPKGGKYWIRVFPDRSYTKRPLETRMGKGKADVDHWEAVVKRGKVIFEWIGTTEEISKKLAKSISAKIGIKVKLVKRTEII
- the rpsC gene encoding 30S ribosomal protein S3 translates to MGQKVHPFGLRVGISEKWLSNWIASSREEQVENVLQDAKLREFILKRYRLSGISKIEISRFASRIDVIIYTSQPGIIIGKRGTEIKLLEEEIQKNVLKNSDKELNVSVVEIRRPDTDAQIVAETIAKQIEMRIPYKRAMRRALQRAVDAGVKGIRIRCSGRLGGVDVARSEELKFGTVPLSTLTAKVRYGFAEANSTVGIVGVKVWIYE
- a CDS encoding uL22 family ribosomal protein; the encoded protein is MEGICRAKYLKISQKKMVRFISVVRGRRLDLVLAYLEMLPHKGAKFLYNAIKSAYANMVYKGSKATLKDAFVKDIKVNQSFSIKRVIPRARGSADIIKRRFSSIYVVVSDEVTKEE
- the rpsS gene encoding 30S ribosomal protein S19, encoding MARSVKKGPFVDKHLYKKVLEMIERKDKTPIKTWSRRSTIIPEMVGLTISVYNGKTFIPVYITDQMVGHKLGEFSPTRIFRAHGGKKAELQTK
- a CDS encoding alpha-amylase family glycosyl hydrolase, whose product is MGRLYLAIMITLVTFSFIYGQDVSEVITISDNDNKWWTTPIKHDKLPTWHNSVGYEIFVRSFYDSNGDGIGDFNGIIQKLDYLKSLGVDYIWLMPIHPSKEYHGYDVIDYYDVNPQFGTMADFENLIKEAKKRGIKIILDFVYNHTSRHHPWFIDSATNENSKYKDWYVWSKEQPAGDWPNPTGQSKQNVWNKFDFITNAYRYGWYFYSAFNFGIPDLNLENTNVVAELKKIAKFWIDKGVDGFRLDAARFAIAKGPDKQADTQETIEFWKDFMAYLKKIKPDIYVVSEIFAGPSIVEKYYQSGKTFDNAFNFEFATSFALPPLVASKSKAAINALNGWYNNKQIPITFLSPFLSNHDTGRFGSKIRNDDAIKMALAMLLTTPGGMPFLYYGDEIGLPDDTKVLIGDGDRRSIMLWDDTKFGGFTTGPRIWHARYNPIETNYSVKIQEQNSNSILNFTKSLINLKKNKTKAFYSFADFKALSTSKDTILAYARKYDNDYAIVVYNLSKRDEIQTSLDIPSLPNNIRFTEGLSSQGSDLKPIGETLSQSKKVDIKLKPREVIVLLFTIPQQKTR